The Achromobacter deleyi genome has a window encoding:
- the tal gene encoding transaldolase, giving the protein MSSQLDALRDHTTVVADTGDFEAMKALRPTDATTNPSLILKAVQQDAYRPLLEKTAREHRGAATPELMDRLLVAFGRAILDIVPGRVSTEVDARLSFDTRATIERARGLIALYEAAGIPRERVLIKIASTWEGIQAARALQSEGIRCNLTLLFSLPQAVACADAHVQLISPFVGRIYDWHKKSAGASWVEADNAGARDPGVLSVTGIYHYYKHFGIPTEIMGASFRNVGQILALSGCDLLTISPDLLNKLAATQGDAPAQLRASDATGSIARIGADEVTFRTLLNEDAMASEKLSEGIRLFVADAVKLDALIEAQRA; this is encoded by the coding sequence ATGTCCAGCCAACTTGACGCCCTGCGTGATCACACCACCGTTGTCGCCGACACCGGGGATTTCGAAGCCATGAAGGCGTTGCGTCCCACGGACGCCACCACCAACCCGTCCCTTATTCTCAAGGCCGTCCAGCAGGATGCCTACCGGCCGCTGCTGGAAAAGACCGCTCGCGAACACCGCGGCGCTGCCACGCCCGAACTCATGGATCGCCTGCTGGTCGCCTTTGGCCGCGCCATCCTGGACATCGTGCCTGGCCGCGTATCGACGGAAGTCGACGCCCGCCTGTCGTTCGACACCCGCGCCACCATCGAGCGCGCCAGGGGCCTGATCGCCCTGTACGAGGCCGCCGGCATCCCGCGCGAACGCGTGCTGATCAAGATCGCATCGACCTGGGAGGGCATCCAGGCCGCTCGCGCGCTGCAGTCCGAAGGCATACGCTGCAACCTGACCCTGCTGTTCTCGCTGCCCCAGGCCGTGGCCTGCGCGGACGCGCATGTGCAGCTGATCTCGCCTTTCGTCGGCCGCATCTACGACTGGCACAAGAAATCGGCCGGCGCCTCGTGGGTGGAAGCCGACAATGCCGGCGCCCGCGATCCGGGCGTACTGTCCGTCACGGGGATCTACCACTATTACAAGCATTTCGGCATCCCCACCGAGATCATGGGCGCGAGCTTTCGCAATGTCGGCCAGATCCTGGCCTTGTCGGGTTGCGATCTGCTGACGATCAGCCCGGACCTGCTGAACAAGCTGGCCGCCACCCAGGGCGACGCGCCGGCGCAATTGCGCGCCAGCGACGCCACCGGGAGCATCGCCCGCATCGGGGCCGACGAGGTCACGTTCCGCACCCTGCTCAACGAAGACGCGATGGCCAGCGAGAAGCTGTCGGAGGGCATCCGCCTGTTCGTGGCCGACGCCGTCAAGCTGGACGCCCTGATCGAAGCCCAGCGCGCCTGA
- the carA gene encoding glutamine-hydrolyzing carbamoyl-phosphate synthase small subunit, whose amino-acid sequence MLPQLFPEGINRFPPAILALADGTIFRGVSIGAPGHTVAEVVFNTAMTGYQEILTDPSYSGQIVTLTYPHIGNTGVNAEDVEANRVYAAGLVVRDCPARVSNFRSTQSLPDYLSEQGIVAISGIDTRKLTRILREKGAQGACIFVGTDAERAVELARGFPGMAGQDLAKVVSIKASTDWTQGTWDLEKGYTSPEQSKFHVVAYDYGVKSNILRLLADRGCRITLVPAQTTAEEVFKLDPDGVFLSNGPGDPEPCDYAIEATRAFLDKKLPVFGICLGHQIMGLAVGGKTVKMKTGHHGANHPVQDLQSKRVFITSQNHGFAVDAASLPANTRVTHVSLFDGTLQGFELTDRPAFCFQGHPEASPGPHDILELFDKFISLMSGQK is encoded by the coding sequence GTGCTGCCGCAACTTTTTCCCGAGGGGATCAACCGCTTCCCTCCTGCAATTCTGGCTCTGGCGGACGGTACCATTTTTCGAGGCGTGTCGATCGGTGCGCCTGGGCATACCGTTGCCGAAGTGGTGTTCAACACCGCGATGACCGGGTACCAGGAAATTCTCACCGATCCCAGCTATAGCGGCCAGATCGTCACGCTGACCTATCCGCACATCGGCAATACCGGCGTGAACGCCGAAGACGTGGAAGCCAATCGCGTCTACGCTGCCGGCCTGGTGGTCCGCGACTGTCCCGCCCGCGTGTCGAACTTCCGTTCCACGCAATCGTTGCCTGATTACCTGTCCGAGCAGGGCATCGTTGCCATTTCCGGCATCGACACCCGCAAGCTCACGCGCATCCTGCGCGAGAAGGGCGCCCAGGGCGCGTGCATTTTCGTGGGCACCGACGCCGAGCGCGCCGTTGAACTGGCCCGCGGCTTTCCCGGCATGGCCGGCCAGGATCTGGCCAAGGTGGTGTCGATCAAGGCAAGCACCGACTGGACCCAGGGCACCTGGGACCTTGAAAAAGGCTATACGTCGCCCGAGCAGTCCAAGTTCCATGTGGTCGCCTACGACTACGGCGTGAAGAGCAACATCCTGCGCCTGCTGGCCGACCGCGGCTGCCGCATCACGCTCGTGCCGGCCCAGACCACCGCCGAAGAAGTCTTCAAGCTCGATCCCGACGGCGTGTTCCTGTCCAACGGCCCTGGCGATCCCGAGCCCTGCGACTACGCCATCGAGGCCACGCGCGCCTTCCTGGACAAGAAGCTGCCGGTGTTCGGCATCTGCCTGGGCCATCAGATCATGGGCCTGGCGGTGGGCGGCAAGACCGTCAAGATGAAGACGGGCCATCACGGCGCCAACCATCCCGTGCAGGACCTCCAGTCCAAGCGCGTGTTCATCACCAGCCAGAACCACGGCTTCGCGGTCGACGCGGCCAGCCTGCCGGCCAACACGCGCGTGACGCACGTCTCGCTGTTCGACGGCACGCTGCAGGGCTTCGAGCTCACCGACCGTCCGGCCTTCTGCTTCCAGGGTCACCCCGAAGCCAGCCCGGGTCCGCACGACATCCTGGAACTGTTCGACAAGTTCATCAGCCTGATGTCCGGCCAAAAGTAA
- the carB gene encoding carbamoyl-phosphate synthase large subunit, whose protein sequence is MPKRTDLKSILIIGAGPIIIGQACEFDYSGAQACKALKAEGYRTILVNSNPATIMTDPETADVTYIEPITWQAVEKIIEREKPDALLPTMGGQTALNCALDLAHHGVLKKHNVELIGANEHAIEKAEDRQKFKQAMTDIGLESAKSGVAHNMDEAWEVQRRIAAEVGTSGFPAVIRPSFTMGGSGGGIAYNAEEFETICRRGLEASPTSELLIEESLLGWKEFEMEVVRDKADNCIIVCSIENLDPMGVHTGDSITVAPAQTLTDKEYQIMRNASIAVLREIGVDTGGSNVQFAVNPKNGRMIVIEMNPRVSRSSALASKATGFPIAKVAARLAVGYTLDELKNEITGGATPASFEPSIDYVVTKVPRFAFEKFPTADARLTTQMKSVGEVMAIGRTFQESFQKALRGLEVGVDGLNQKTTDREKLQIELGEPGPERIWYVGDAFAQGFTLDEVHNITHIDPWFLSQIKEIVDIELALEQKTLADLDYATLWELKRRGFSDRRLAFLLDSSESEVRKLRHQLNVRPVYKRVDTCAAEFATRTAYMYSTYEEECEAAPTDRKKIVVLGGGPNRIGQGIEFDYCCVHAALALREDGYETIMVNCNPETVSTDYDTSDRLYFEPLTLEDVLEIVHKENPVGMIVQYGGQTPLKLARALEANGVPIIGTSPESIDVAEDRERFQKLLNKLGLRQPPNRTARTEGEALAHAAEIGYPLVVRPSYVLGGRAMEIVHEQQDLERYMREAVKVSNDSPVLLDRFLNNATEVDVDCLADGETVFIGGVMEHIEQAGVHSGDSACSLPPYSLSAEVIAEIKRQTTMMAKALNVSGLMNVQFAIQGGDVYVLEVNPRASRTVPYVSKATGLQLAKIAARAMAGQTLAAQGVTKEVVPPYFSVKEAVFPFVKFPGVDTILGPEMKSTGEVMGVGMSFGEAFVKSQLAASVRLPESGTVFISVKNQDKPRAVEVARGLHALGFKLVATRGTAAEIEAAGIPVQLVNKVTEGRPHIVDMVKNGEISLVINTVEERRNAIADSRTIRTQALAARVTFFTTIAGARAAVEGMQYLRQGLGLQVYPLQELHASLQK, encoded by the coding sequence ATGCCCAAGCGTACAGACCTAAAAAGCATACTCATCATCGGCGCCGGCCCCATCATCATCGGGCAGGCCTGCGAATTCGACTATTCCGGCGCACAGGCGTGCAAGGCGCTCAAGGCCGAGGGTTACCGCACCATCCTGGTGAACAGCAACCCGGCCACGATCATGACGGACCCGGAAACGGCCGACGTCACCTACATCGAGCCCATCACCTGGCAAGCCGTCGAAAAGATCATCGAGCGTGAAAAGCCCGATGCGCTGCTGCCGACCATGGGCGGCCAGACCGCGCTGAACTGCGCGCTCGACCTGGCCCACCACGGCGTGCTGAAAAAGCACAACGTGGAACTGATCGGCGCCAACGAACACGCCATCGAAAAGGCCGAAGACCGCCAGAAGTTCAAGCAGGCCATGACCGACATCGGCCTGGAATCGGCCAAGTCGGGCGTCGCCCACAACATGGACGAAGCCTGGGAAGTGCAGCGTCGCATCGCGGCTGAAGTCGGCACCTCCGGCTTCCCCGCCGTGATCCGCCCCAGCTTCACGATGGGCGGTTCGGGCGGCGGCATCGCCTACAACGCCGAAGAATTCGAAACAATCTGCCGCCGCGGCCTGGAAGCTTCGCCCACCAGCGAACTCCTGATCGAAGAATCGCTGCTGGGCTGGAAGGAATTCGAGATGGAAGTGGTCCGCGACAAGGCGGACAACTGCATCATCGTCTGCTCCATCGAAAACCTCGACCCGATGGGCGTGCACACGGGCGACTCGATCACCGTGGCGCCGGCCCAGACGCTGACCGACAAGGAATACCAGATCATGCGTAATGCATCGATCGCGGTGTTGCGCGAGATCGGCGTGGATACGGGCGGCTCGAACGTGCAGTTCGCCGTCAATCCCAAGAACGGCCGCATGATCGTCATCGAGATGAATCCGCGCGTGTCGCGTTCGTCGGCGCTGGCGTCCAAGGCCACCGGCTTCCCCATCGCCAAGGTCGCCGCGCGCCTGGCCGTGGGCTACACGCTGGACGAGCTCAAGAACGAAATCACCGGCGGCGCCACGCCCGCCTCGTTCGAACCGTCGATCGACTACGTCGTCACCAAGGTGCCGCGTTTCGCCTTCGAGAAATTCCCCACCGCCGACGCGCGCCTGACCACCCAGATGAAGTCCGTCGGTGAAGTCATGGCCATCGGCCGCACCTTCCAGGAATCGTTCCAGAAGGCGCTGCGGGGCCTGGAAGTCGGCGTCGATGGCCTGAACCAGAAGACCACCGACCGCGAGAAGCTGCAGATCGAACTGGGCGAACCGGGTCCGGAACGTATCTGGTACGTGGGCGATGCCTTCGCGCAAGGCTTCACGCTGGACGAAGTGCACAACATCACGCACATCGACCCGTGGTTCCTGTCGCAGATCAAGGAAATCGTCGACATCGAACTGGCGCTCGAGCAAAAGACGCTGGCCGACCTGGACTACGCCACTCTGTGGGAACTCAAGCGCCGCGGTTTCTCCGACCGTCGCCTGGCCTTCCTGCTGGATTCCTCGGAATCCGAAGTGCGCAAGCTGCGTCACCAGTTGAACGTGCGTCCGGTCTACAAGCGCGTCGACACCTGCGCCGCCGAATTCGCCACCCGTACCGCCTACATGTACTCCACGTACGAGGAAGAGTGCGAAGCCGCGCCCACCGATCGCAAGAAGATCGTGGTGCTGGGCGGTGGCCCGAACCGTATCGGCCAGGGCATCGAATTCGACTACTGCTGCGTGCATGCCGCGCTGGCGCTGCGTGAAGACGGGTACGAGACCATCATGGTCAACTGCAACCCGGAAACCGTGTCGACCGACTACGACACGTCCGATCGCCTGTACTTCGAACCGCTGACCCTGGAAGACGTGCTGGAAATCGTCCACAAGGAAAATCCCGTCGGCATGATCGTCCAGTACGGCGGCCAGACGCCGCTGAAGCTGGCGCGCGCCCTGGAAGCCAACGGCGTGCCCATCATCGGCACCAGCCCGGAATCCATCGACGTCGCCGAAGACCGCGAGCGCTTCCAGAAGCTGCTGAACAAGCTCGGCCTGCGCCAGCCGCCCAACCGCACCGCGCGTACCGAAGGCGAGGCCCTGGCCCACGCCGCCGAGATCGGCTATCCGCTGGTCGTGCGCCCCAGCTACGTGCTGGGCGGCCGCGCCATGGAAATCGTGCACGAGCAGCAAGACCTCGAGCGCTACATGCGCGAGGCCGTGAAGGTCAGCAATGACTCGCCCGTGCTGCTGGACCGCTTCCTGAACAACGCCACCGAAGTGGACGTGGACTGCCTGGCCGACGGCGAAACCGTCTTCATCGGCGGGGTCATGGAACACATCGAACAGGCCGGCGTGCACTCGGGCGACTCGGCTTGCAGCCTGCCGCCTTACTCGCTGTCGGCGGAAGTCATCGCCGAGATCAAGCGCCAGACCACGATGATGGCTAAGGCCCTGAACGTCAGCGGCCTGATGAACGTGCAGTTCGCGATCCAGGGCGGCGACGTCTACGTGCTGGAAGTGAACCCGCGCGCATCGCGCACGGTGCCCTACGTGTCCAAGGCGACGGGCCTGCAGCTGGCCAAGATCGCCGCGCGCGCCATGGCCGGCCAGACCCTGGCTGCCCAGGGCGTCACCAAGGAAGTCGTGCCGCCTTACTTCTCGGTCAAGGAAGCCGTGTTCCCGTTCGTGAAGTTCCCGGGCGTGGACACCATCCTGGGCCCGGAAATGAAGTCGACCGGCGAAGTGATGGGCGTGGGCATGAGCTTCGGCGAAGCCTTCGTCAAGTCGCAATTGGCCGCCAGCGTGCGTCTGCCGGAATCCGGCACGGTGTTCATCAGCGTGAAGAACCAGGACAAGCCCCGCGCCGTGGAAGTGGCGCGCGGCCTGCACGCCCTGGGCTTCAAGCTGGTCGCCACGCGCGGCACCGCGGCTGAAATCGAGGCCGCAGGCATCCCCGTGCAGCTGGTGAACAAGGTCACCGAAGGCCGCCCGCACATCGTCGACATGGTGAAGAACGGCGAGATCTCGCTGGTCATCAACACCGTCGAAGAGCGCCGCAACGCCATCGCCGACTCGCGCACCATCCGCACCCAGGCGCTGGCCGCCCGCGTGACCTTCTTCACGACCATCGCCGGCGCCCGCGCCGCGGTCGAAGGCATGCAGTATCTGCGTCAAGGCCTGGGCCTGCAGGTTTACCCGCTGCAGGAGCTTCACGCTTCCTTGCAGAAGTAA
- a CDS encoding SDR family oxidoreductase translates to MDRVFITGASSGLGRALAQQYAASGATLGLLGRREDALRELAASLPGEHRCYAVDVRDRQALHAAAQDFIAFCQGRVDVVIASAGISAGTLTDHGEDFDVFKAIVDTNLLATVSTFEPFIAPMRAAGAGRLVGIASVAGVRGLPGAGAYSASKSAVVTYCESLRLELAAQGIRVVTIAPGYIKTAMTARNPYTMPFLMEADAFARRAHAAIGRGTTYTVIPWQMGVVAKLMRLLPNAVYDRLARNAPRKPRKAG, encoded by the coding sequence ATGGACAGAGTCTTCATCACCGGCGCCAGCAGTGGCCTGGGCCGCGCCCTGGCGCAGCAGTACGCCGCCTCGGGCGCCACCTTGGGACTGCTGGGCCGCCGCGAGGACGCGCTGCGCGAGCTGGCCGCCAGCCTGCCCGGTGAGCACCGCTGCTATGCCGTGGACGTGCGCGACCGCCAGGCCCTGCATGCCGCCGCGCAGGACTTCATCGCGTTCTGCCAGGGGCGGGTGGACGTCGTCATCGCCAGCGCCGGCATCAGCGCGGGCACGCTGACGGATCATGGCGAGGACTTCGACGTCTTCAAGGCCATCGTCGACACCAACCTGCTGGCGACCGTCTCCACCTTCGAACCCTTCATTGCGCCGATGCGCGCGGCGGGCGCGGGGCGGCTGGTGGGCATCGCCAGCGTGGCGGGCGTAAGGGGATTGCCGGGGGCGGGCGCCTACAGCGCGTCCAAGTCGGCGGTAGTGACCTACTGCGAAAGCCTGCGGCTGGAACTGGCCGCGCAAGGCATCCGGGTCGTGACGATCGCGCCCGGCTACATCAAGACGGCCATGACGGCGCGCAACCCGTATACGATGCCTTTCCTGATGGAGGCGGACGCGTTCGCGCGTCGTGCGCATGCCGCGATCGGCCGTGGCACGACCTATACGGTGATTCCGTGGCAGATGGGCGTGGTGGCCAAGCTCATGCGCCTGCTGCCCAATGCGGTCTATGACCGGCTTGCGCGCAACGCGCCGCGCAAGCCCCGCAAGGCGGGCTGA
- a CDS encoding histidine phosphatase family protein has translation MTEIWFIRHGETDWNRQRRLQGWQDIPLNEFGVNQASLLAARLREEARHTPIHAIYSSDLQRAHATAVPVSEQLGLRVRVEPGIRERGFGVLEGLDHDRIDVQAPEAAAAWKSRDPLRPLDGGETLGQFQSRVISTVDDIASRHDGERILMFTHGGVLDIIWRHASGVPLNAPRDAALLNVSINRVGVQGRQWQVLDWGDVDHVAAEVGDDVVP, from the coding sequence ATGACAGAAATCTGGTTCATCCGCCATGGCGAAACCGACTGGAACCGCCAGCGGCGCCTGCAAGGCTGGCAAGACATCCCCCTGAACGAATTCGGCGTCAACCAGGCCAGCCTGCTGGCCGCGCGCCTGCGCGAAGAAGCCCGGCACACGCCGATTCACGCCATTTACAGCAGCGATCTGCAGCGCGCGCACGCCACCGCGGTGCCCGTGTCCGAACAGCTGGGCCTGCGCGTGCGCGTGGAGCCCGGCATCCGCGAACGCGGGTTTGGCGTGCTGGAAGGCCTGGACCATGACCGCATCGACGTGCAGGCCCCCGAAGCGGCGGCCGCATGGAAAAGCCGCGATCCGCTGCGCCCCCTGGACGGCGGCGAAACGCTGGGGCAGTTCCAGTCGCGCGTGATCTCGACCGTGGACGATATCGCCAGCCGCCATGATGGCGAACGCATCCTGATGTTCACCCACGGCGGCGTGCTCGACATCATCTGGCGCCATGCCTCGGGCGTGCCCTTGAACGCCCCCCGGGACGCGGCGCTGCTCAATGTCAGCATCAACCGCGTCGGGGTGCAGGGCCGCCAGTGGCAGGTCCTGGATTGGGGCGACGTGGACCACGTGGCCGCCGAGGTCGGCGACGACGTGGTGCCTTGA
- a CDS encoding LysR family transcriptional regulator yields MEIYQIRAFVTVARLGNLTKAAEALSLTQPAVTAQIKALEQSLGVALFDRSGGRLALAKAGEVLLPTAESLLVLGAQFKSEAQLLQGSLHGVVELGVPSEKPDFLRLGELASAVTQRLPLVELKTQTLPAAALAEQVSTGRLPAALTIAANAPRGVLWLPLRSVRYRIAMPKEHSVVLKRGGWREAAQLPWLDGPSGSHTHLLLRDMFERHGLSPRIVMQNDDQANLDALVRAGAGCALLREETALAGAASNDFIVWGQARVDAMLGFILPYERASEPALVALSSIIQAIWKPRGPIAPAQL; encoded by the coding sequence ATGGAAATCTATCAGATCCGCGCCTTCGTCACGGTCGCCCGGCTGGGCAATCTGACGAAGGCGGCTGAAGCGCTGTCGCTGACCCAGCCCGCCGTGACCGCGCAGATCAAGGCGCTGGAGCAGAGCCTGGGCGTGGCGCTGTTCGACCGCAGCGGCGGCCGCCTGGCCCTGGCCAAGGCGGGCGAAGTGCTGCTGCCTACGGCGGAGTCGTTGCTGGTGCTGGGCGCGCAATTCAAATCCGAGGCCCAGCTGCTGCAAGGCAGCCTGCACGGCGTGGTGGAGTTGGGCGTACCCAGCGAAAAGCCCGATTTCCTGCGGCTGGGAGAACTGGCATCGGCCGTCACTCAACGCCTGCCGCTGGTGGAGCTCAAGACCCAGACCCTGCCCGCCGCGGCGCTGGCGGAGCAGGTCAGCACCGGCCGCCTGCCGGCCGCGCTGACCATTGCGGCCAACGCGCCGCGTGGCGTGCTTTGGCTGCCCCTGCGCAGCGTGCGCTATCGCATCGCCATGCCCAAGGAACACTCGGTGGTGCTCAAGCGCGGCGGCTGGCGCGAAGCGGCGCAACTGCCCTGGCTGGATGGCCCTTCCGGCAGCCACACGCATCTGCTGTTGCGCGACATGTTCGAACGCCACGGCCTGTCGCCGCGCATCGTGATGCAAAATGACGACCAGGCCAACCTGGACGCGCTGGTGCGGGCGGGCGCCGGCTGCGCCCTGCTGCGCGAGGAAACCGCGCTGGCCGGCGCGGCGTCCAATGACTTCATCGTATGGGGCCAGGCGCGCGTCGATGCCATGCTGGGCTTCATCCTGCCCTACGAGCGCGCTAGCGAGCCTGCGCTGGTCGCGTTAAGCTCGATCATTCAAGCCATCTGGAAACCGCGCGGTCCTATCGCGCCCGCCCAGCTCTAA
- a CDS encoding ABC transporter ATP-binding protein: MKKVSVECRNIRLSYGKTEVLKDVNISIEPGEFFALLGPSGSGKSTLLRLIAGFNRHSAGQLLVDGKDISGTPPWDRNIGMVFQNYALWPHMTVWDNVAFGLVERKLPRAEIRAKAEAALDLVGLSQYARRRPNQLSGGQQQRVALARTIVIEPQVLLLDEPLSNLDKKLRVQMRQDLLSLQRRLGITTIFVTHDQEEAMTTADRMAVLDHGVVQQIGAPSTLFDYPVNRFVANFVGTMNVLEGNVRERTSSSVVLAVDGVGDLHLPLTGEAPAASRLAASFRPHTVQIEMADGVGDARYVWLPGVVESSEFLGEFTRYQVLVGEQRLTADQSHLAGLSPFPVGAPVSVGLEPTQVRLLAA, from the coding sequence ATGAAAAAGGTCAGCGTTGAATGCCGCAACATCCGGCTGTCTTACGGCAAGACCGAGGTGCTCAAGGACGTCAATATCAGCATCGAGCCGGGCGAGTTCTTCGCCCTGCTCGGGCCTTCCGGGTCCGGAAAATCCACGCTGCTGCGGCTGATCGCCGGCTTCAACCGGCACAGCGCCGGGCAGCTGCTGGTGGACGGCAAGGACATCAGCGGCACCCCGCCCTGGGACCGCAACATCGGCATGGTGTTCCAGAACTACGCGCTATGGCCGCACATGACGGTATGGGACAACGTGGCCTTTGGCCTGGTCGAACGCAAGCTGCCGCGCGCCGAGATCCGCGCCAAGGCGGAAGCCGCGCTGGACCTGGTGGGGCTGTCCCAGTACGCCAGGCGCCGGCCCAACCAGCTCTCGGGCGGGCAGCAGCAGCGCGTGGCGCTGGCCCGCACCATTGTCATCGAACCGCAGGTGCTGCTGCTGGACGAGCCGCTGTCCAACCTGGACAAGAAGCTGCGCGTGCAGATGCGCCAGGACCTGCTCAGCCTTCAGCGCCGGCTGGGCATCACGACGATCTTCGTCACCCATGACCAGGAAGAAGCCATGACCACGGCCGACCGGATGGCGGTGCTGGACCATGGCGTCGTGCAGCAGATCGGCGCGCCCAGCACGCTGTTCGACTACCCGGTGAACCGCTTCGTCGCCAACTTCGTGGGCACGATGAACGTGCTGGAAGGCAACGTGCGCGAACGCACCAGCAGCAGCGTGGTGCTGGCGGTGGACGGCGTGGGCGACCTGCACCTGCCCCTGACAGGCGAGGCCCCGGCCGCCTCGCGGCTGGCGGCGAGCTTCCGGCCCCATACGGTGCAGATCGAGATGGCGGACGGCGTGGGCGATGCGCGCTACGTCTGGCTGCCGGGCGTCGTGGAAAGCAGCGAATTCCTGGGCGAGTTCACGCGCTATCAGGTGCTGGTGGGCGAACAGCGCTTGACGGCGGACCAGTCGCATCTGGCCGGGCTGTCGCCTTTCCCGGTGGGAGCGCCCGTATCGGTCGGACTGGAGCCTACGCAAGTGCGGCTGCTGGCGGCCTAA
- a CDS encoding ABC transporter permease — MNYSGHSRLPAGPVLTALLVFGFLLLFLIVPVGTVFHTAFVNADGSFTTGHFGAFFSQPLMQEAFFNSLYVAGWSALLASLIAVPLAYFTVRFDFRGALLIQTLGVLPLIMPPFVGAVAMQLIFGRSGSVNLLLNDWFGFTIPFMEGLNGVIFVEAIHYFPFILMNLVVALRNIDGAMEEAAFNLGSRGLRLFRRVIFPLALPGYVAGASLVFVKVFDDLGTPLVLGTTNMLAPQAYLRITQVGLEDPLGYVISVIMVAFSILALWLSARVLKGRDYSTLQKGGNSIQKRKLRPMESVLAYGWIILVLLLVLSPHIGVLLLSLASVWSYAPLPDGYTLAHYAAVFSESQGMIANTLLYCGLAAGIDVILGTAIAYLMLRTRLPARQWLDFLASAALAIPGIVLAIGFLRTFRGIELPGTGTLLTSSWIIIMLAYSVRRLPYALRSCVAALQQIHVSLEEAAQSLGATRLATIRRVVVPLMAGGMLAGFVTSFVTAAVELSATIMLVTKDSQAPMSYGIYLYMQSAAGRGPGAALGVLAVVAVAIGTYVSHLLVERASARQRPARNEGESA; from the coding sequence ATGAATTATTCGGGCCACTCACGCCTGCCCGCCGGCCCCGTGTTGACGGCGCTCCTGGTGTTCGGCTTTCTGCTGCTCTTCCTGATCGTGCCGGTCGGCACGGTGTTCCACACCGCCTTCGTGAATGCCGACGGCAGTTTCACGACGGGCCACTTCGGGGCATTCTTCAGCCAGCCCCTGATGCAGGAGGCGTTCTTCAACAGCCTGTACGTGGCCGGCTGGTCGGCGCTGCTGGCGTCGCTGATCGCGGTGCCGCTGGCGTACTTCACGGTGCGCTTCGACTTCCGCGGCGCGCTCCTGATCCAGACGCTGGGGGTGCTGCCGCTGATCATGCCGCCCTTCGTGGGCGCGGTGGCCATGCAGCTGATCTTCGGCCGCTCGGGCAGCGTCAACCTGCTGCTCAACGACTGGTTCGGCTTCACCATTCCCTTCATGGAAGGGCTGAACGGCGTCATTTTCGTGGAGGCGATCCACTACTTCCCGTTCATCCTGATGAACCTGGTCGTGGCCTTGCGCAACATTGACGGCGCCATGGAGGAAGCCGCCTTCAACCTGGGGTCGCGCGGCCTGCGCCTGTTCCGCCGGGTGATCTTCCCCCTGGCGCTGCCCGGCTATGTGGCCGGCGCTTCGCTGGTGTTCGTGAAGGTCTTCGACGACCTGGGCACGCCGCTGGTGCTGGGCACGACCAACATGCTGGCGCCGCAGGCGTACCTGCGCATCACGCAGGTGGGCCTGGAGGATCCGCTGGGCTATGTGATCAGCGTGATCATGGTTGCCTTCTCTATCCTGGCGCTGTGGCTGTCCGCGCGCGTGCTCAAGGGGCGCGACTATTCCACCCTGCAAAAAGGCGGCAATTCCATCCAGAAGCGCAAGCTGCGCCCCATGGAGAGCGTGCTGGCCTATGGCTGGATCATCCTGGTGCTGCTGCTGGTGCTGTCGCCGCACATCGGCGTGCTGCTGCTGTCCCTGGCCAGCGTCTGGAGCTACGCCCCGCTGCCTGACGGCTACACGCTGGCGCACTACGCGGCGGTGTTCTCGGAGTCGCAGGGCATGATCGCCAACACCCTGCTCTATTGCGGCCTGGCCGCCGGGATCGACGTGATCCTGGGCACCGCCATCGCCTACCTGATGCTGCGCACCCGGCTGCCGGCGCGGCAATGGCTGGACTTCCTGGCATCCGCCGCGCTGGCGATTCCGGGCATCGTGCTGGCCATCGGCTTTCTGCGCACCTTCCGCGGCATCGAGCTGCCGGGCACGGGCACCCTGCTGACCTCGTCGTGGATCATCATCATGCTCGCCTACTCGGTGCGCAGGCTTCCCTACGCGCTGCGCTCCTGCGTGGCGGCGCTGCAGCAGATCCATGTATCGCTGGAGGAAGCGGCCCAGTCGCTGGGCGCCACGCGCCTGGCCACGATACGCCGGGTGGTGGTGCCGCTGATGGCGGGCGGGATGCTGGCCGGCTTCGTGACCAGCTTCGTGACGGCTGCCGTCGAATTGTCCGCCACCATCATGCTGGTCACCAAGGACAGCCAGGCGCCCATGAGCTACGGTATTTATCTGTACATGCAGAGCGCGGCGGGCCGGGGCCCGGGCGCGGCGCTAGGCGTCCTGGCGGTGGTCGCGGTGGCCATCGGCACGTACGTATCGCACCTGCTGGTAGAGCGCGCTTCAGCGCGCCAGCGGCCGGCTCGCAATGAAGGGGAATCCGCATGA